A single Pedobacter sp. PACM 27299 DNA region contains:
- the ureA gene encoding urease subunit gamma, giving the protein MRLTPRETEKLMLHLAGELASKRLKRGVKLNYPECIAYISAEIMEKARDGRTVSALMDYGTKLLSRKQVMEGVPEMIHDVQIEVTFPDGTKLVTIHNPIR; this is encoded by the coding sequence TTTAACACCCAGAGAAACCGAAAAATTGATGCTGCATCTTGCAGGTGAGCTTGCCAGCAAGCGTCTCAAAAGAGGCGTGAAGCTGAACTACCCGGAATGTATCGCCTACATCAGTGCAGAGATCATGGAGAAAGCAAGAGATGGAAGAACTGTATCCGCGCTAATGGATTACGGAACCAAGTTGTTGAGTAGAAAACAGGTAATGGAAGGCGTTCCGGAAATGATCCACGATGTGCAGATTGAAGTGACCTTTCCAGATGGAACAAAACTAGTAACCATTCACAATCCTATTCGCTAA
- the ureB gene encoding urease subunit beta, whose amino-acid sequence MIPGEYIIRKEDIKANVGYETSPLSVTNTGDRPIQIGSHYHFFEVNRHLQFDRERAYGKRLNIPASTAIRFEPGESKDIILVEIGGNKEIHGFNGLTSGKYTDEKVRTAAIAKMNAEKYKTVKLR is encoded by the coding sequence ATGATACCAGGAGAATACATTATAAGAAAAGAAGACATCAAGGCCAATGTTGGGTATGAAACATCGCCATTGTCTGTGACCAATACAGGAGATAGACCGATACAAATAGGTTCTCATTATCATTTTTTTGAAGTGAACAGACATTTACAGTTTGATAGAGAACGCGCTTATGGGAAAAGATTAAACATCCCTGCAAGCACTGCAATCCGTTTTGAACCCGGAGAAAGTAAAGACATCATCCTCGTAGAGATTGGCGGCAACAAAGAAATCCACGGATTTAATGGCTTAACCAGCGGCAAGTACACGGATGAAAAAGTGAGAACGGCGGCGATCGCAAAAATGAATGCAGAAAAGTATAAAACCGTAAAATTAAGATAA
- the ureC gene encoding urease subunit alpha: MADWNRREWIKVVGMTAMGSVVGLRSLGLDKLGLDAGSVKYIDGELYIPRAKYVALFGPTTGDKVRLADTDLFIEIEKDFAVYGEENKFGGGKTIRDGMGQSARALADEGVLDFCITNVMVIDHWGIVKGDVGIKNGKIVGVGKAGNPDVQDGVTENMIIGASTEVHSGVGMILTAGGIDTHIHFISPQQVETALYSGVTTFIGGGTGPADGTHATTVTSGKWYIEKMLQAFENLPINVGLFGKGNVSTMAPIEEMVEAGALGVKIHEDWGANPVTIDMALKVADKYDVQVAIHSDTLNEAGFLEDTVRAIDGRVIHTFHTEGAGGGHAPDIMKIAMYPNILPASTNPTKPYTINTAEEHLDMLMVCHHLDKNVKEDVAFADSRIRPQTIAAEDILQDMGVFSIMSSDSQAMGRVGEVISRTFQTAHKMRIQRGPLKEDEGKGNDNFRVKRYISKYTINPAKAHGIDTYVGSIEPGKIADLILWKAEMFGVKPELVIKGGMILGAKMGDANASIPTPQPIIYRMMFGNHGKALSNICFNFVSKVSLENGAIANYGLARTSLPVKGCRTVMKKDMVHNDAMPNITVDPETYDVRVDGVIATCEPLAVLPMAQRYFLF, encoded by the coding sequence ATGGCAGACTGGAATAGAAGAGAATGGATTAAAGTAGTTGGGATGACTGCCATGGGCAGTGTAGTGGGTTTAAGGTCTTTAGGACTGGACAAACTTGGCCTGGATGCAGGTTCCGTTAAATATATAGATGGCGAACTTTACATTCCCAGAGCAAAATATGTAGCGCTTTTTGGCCCTACCACAGGTGATAAAGTAAGATTGGCCGATACGGATTTGTTTATTGAAATCGAGAAAGATTTCGCCGTATACGGAGAAGAGAATAAGTTTGGCGGCGGTAAAACCATTCGTGATGGAATGGGGCAGTCGGCACGTGCATTAGCAGATGAAGGCGTATTGGATTTCTGTATCACAAACGTGATGGTGATCGACCATTGGGGAATTGTGAAAGGTGATGTGGGGATCAAAAATGGAAAGATTGTTGGAGTAGGAAAAGCCGGAAATCCTGATGTTCAGGATGGCGTAACGGAAAACATGATCATTGGTGCTTCTACAGAAGTACACAGTGGTGTGGGAATGATCCTGACGGCTGGTGGTATTGATACCCACATTCACTTTATCAGTCCACAGCAAGTAGAAACAGCCTTATACAGTGGGGTAACGACCTTCATCGGTGGTGGTACAGGACCAGCAGATGGTACCCATGCAACTACCGTAACTTCGGGTAAATGGTACATTGAGAAAATGCTGCAGGCATTTGAAAACCTGCCGATCAACGTAGGTTTATTCGGTAAAGGAAACGTATCTACCATGGCACCTATCGAAGAAATGGTAGAAGCTGGTGCATTGGGTGTAAAGATCCATGAAGATTGGGGTGCGAATCCAGTGACCATCGATATGGCCCTGAAAGTGGCTGATAAATACGATGTTCAGGTGGCCATCCACTCTGATACATTAAACGAGGCTGGTTTTTTGGAAGATACCGTGCGTGCGATTGATGGCCGTGTAATCCATACTTTCCACACCGAAGGTGCGGGAGGAGGACACGCGCCAGACATTATGAAGATCGCGATGTATCCAAACATTTTGCCAGCATCCACCAACCCAACAAAACCTTACACAATCAATACTGCAGAAGAGCATTTAGACATGCTGATGGTATGCCATCACTTAGACAAGAATGTGAAAGAAGATGTGGCTTTTGCGGATTCCAGAATCCGTCCTCAGACCATCGCTGCAGAAGATATTCTACAGGATATGGGGGTATTCAGCATCATGAGCTCTGATAGCCAGGCCATGGGCAGAGTAGGTGAAGTGATTTCCCGTACTTTCCAGACCGCTCATAAAATGAGAATTCAAAGAGGTCCATTAAAAGAAGATGAAGGAAAAGGTAATGACAACTTCAGGGTGAAACGTTACATCTCTAAATATACGATCAATCCAGCGAAAGCACATGGTATTGATACTTATGTAGGTTCTATTGAGCCAGGTAAAATTGCCGATCTGATTTTATGGAAAGCAGAAATGTTTGGCGTAAAACCTGAGCTGGTGATCAAAGGAGGAATGATCCTGGGTGCTAAAATGGGAGATGCCAACGCCTCTATTCCAACACCTCAGCCGATCATCTATAGAATGATGTTCGGTAACCATGGTAAAGCCTTGTCTAACATTTGTTTCAACTTTGTTTCCAAGGTCTCTTTAGAAAATGGAGCGATCGCCAACTATGGCCTGGCCCGTACCAGTTTACCGGTAAAAGGGTGTAGAACGGTCATGAAAAAAGACATGGTACACAACGATGCGATGCCAAATATTACTGTAGATCCGGAAACTTATGATGTGCGTGTAGATGGTGTGATTGCCACTTGCGAGCCTTTAGCAGTACTTCCTATGGCACAACGTTATTTCCTTTTCTAA
- a CDS encoding urease accessory protein UreE produces MIKVDRVIANLYDDAKSYSNCKIDVLQLEWYDTTKRILRMLTDGGREIAIHHLAQDQLFHGDILHQEGKNIIVVQIIPGPCIVFQPLSFKDMAIVCFEIGNKHIPVFINKDKEVIIAFEEPLYQFLKRGGFKPRKEDRIIERTSTLMIHKWSSSGQVISLASK; encoded by the coding sequence ATGATAAAAGTAGACCGGGTAATTGCCAACCTATACGACGATGCGAAAAGCTACTCCAACTGTAAGATTGACGTTTTGCAATTGGAATGGTATGATACCACAAAGCGAATCCTGCGCATGCTAACGGATGGGGGACGCGAAATCGCGATCCATCATCTGGCACAGGATCAGCTTTTTCATGGTGATATCCTGCATCAGGAGGGGAAAAACATCATTGTAGTGCAGATCATCCCTGGCCCTTGTATCGTGTTTCAGCCGCTCAGCTTTAAAGATATGGCGATCGTCTGTTTCGAAATTGGCAATAAGCACATCCCGGTCTTTATCAATAAAGACAAAGAAGTCATCATCGCATTCGAAGAACCTTTGTATCAGTTTTTGAAAAGAGGGGGATTCAAACCGCGCAAAGAAGATAGAATAATTGAAAGAACCTCTACCCTGATGATCCATAAATGGAGTTCATCAGGGCAGGTAATTTCTTTAGCAAGTAAATAA
- a CDS encoding urease accessory protein UreF: protein MNALLTLLQINDSAFPIGSFTQSYGLETYVSMGIVKDSKAVKVYAETMLKHNFYYNDAAFFMMAWKMCDSNATKARVQELDDLISAYKAPFEIRDASKKLGIRFLKVTENLKPIPRCTKYLQVIKSGELHGHYAMAFAMYAHAAKIPMKDALHAFYYNTLNGIVTNCAKLVPISQMDAQKILYNLHGLIDELVEKQESMPEELLGSCCIAQDIRCMQHEKLYTRIYIS, encoded by the coding sequence ATGAACGCACTACTGACCTTATTACAGATCAATGATTCCGCATTTCCAATCGGCAGTTTTACACAGTCGTACGGACTGGAAACCTATGTCAGCATGGGGATTGTGAAAGACAGCAAAGCCGTGAAAGTTTATGCGGAAACCATGCTGAAACATAACTTTTATTACAATGATGCCGCATTTTTCATGATGGCCTGGAAGATGTGCGACAGCAATGCCACAAAAGCCAGGGTTCAGGAACTGGATGATTTAATCAGCGCCTATAAAGCGCCTTTTGAAATCAGGGATGCCAGCAAGAAGTTGGGCATTCGTTTTCTGAAAGTGACGGAAAACCTGAAGCCGATCCCGAGGTGTACAAAATACCTTCAGGTGATCAAAAGCGGGGAGCTCCATGGGCATTATGCAATGGCTTTTGCGATGTATGCGCATGCGGCTAAAATCCCCATGAAAGACGCATTACATGCTTTTTACTACAATACGCTCAACGGAATCGTGACCAATTGCGCTAAACTGGTGCCGATCAGCCAGATGGATGCACAGAAGATTTTGTACAACCTGCATGGCCTGATAGACGAACTGGTGGAAAAACAAGAAAGCATGCCTGAAGAATTATTAGGCAGCTGCTGTATCGCTCAGGACATCAGGTGTATGCAGCATGAAAAATTATATACACGGATTTACATTTCATAA
- the ureG gene encoding urease accessory protein UreG: MAKRKYVKIGVAGPVGSGKTALIERLTRTMCEDYSICVVTNDIYTREDAEFLQKNSSLPAERIAGVETGGCPHTAIREDCSMNIEAVEELAEKFPDVEIIFVESGGDNLTATFSPDLADVTIFVIDVAEGEKIPRKGGPGITRSDLLLINKIDLAPYVGADLSVMQRDATRMRGERPFILTNMMTLQGLDQVQDWIKKYALLED, from the coding sequence ATGGCAAAGAGAAAATATGTGAAAATAGGGGTCGCAGGACCAGTTGGGTCGGGAAAGACCGCATTAATTGAAAGATTAACGAGAACCATGTGTGAGGATTATAGCATCTGCGTGGTGACCAATGACATTTATACCCGTGAGGATGCGGAGTTTCTTCAGAAAAACTCCTCCCTGCCAGCAGAAAGAATTGCTGGTGTAGAAACGGGCGGATGTCCACATACGGCAATCCGGGAAGATTGTTCCATGAACATTGAGGCTGTGGAAGAACTTGCCGAGAAATTTCCTGATGTGGAGATCATTTTTGTAGAGAGTGGAGGGGATAACCTGACCGCTACTTTTAGTCCGGATCTGGCCGATGTGACCATTTTTGTGATTGATGTGGCTGAAGGAGAGAAGATTCCAAGAAAAGGCGGCCCGGGAATTACCAGGTCAGACTTGCTGCTGATCAACAAGATTGACCTTGCACCTTATGTAGGGGCCGACTTATCCGTGATGCAGCGCGATGCGACACGCATGCGTGGAGAACGTCCTTTTATCCTGACCAATATGATGACCCTGCAAGGTTTAGATCAGGTACAGGACTGGATTAAAAAATATGCTTTGCTAGAAGATTAA
- a CDS encoding urease accessory protein UreD: MDSAIKISVCVEEGKTVMKDSFFNMPYKVVPYGSQREHQHLELIIMSSSPGIMDEDHLKIDIDIADEAVLHLYSQSYNKLHPMKIGAAQQTLVKVGKDAFFQYIPYPITPFKDSIFHTVNEVYLEEGASLIWGDIICAGRVQREEIFQYARLHSTTKIYRSGKIVYIDNQVLVPAAQPIDKMLFHEGYTHQSTLIIASEYAAEFKKELDEIFNGGYEDISFGFTMAANQMILFRALGNNGDLLYNFMRTVANICMDFLAHKKPAAEELIEN, translated from the coding sequence ATGGATAGTGCAATTAAAATCAGCGTTTGCGTAGAAGAGGGAAAAACGGTCATGAAAGACAGCTTTTTCAATATGCCTTACAAAGTAGTGCCTTATGGATCTCAGCGGGAACATCAGCATTTAGAGCTGATCATCATGAGTTCCTCACCGGGGATTATGGACGAAGATCATTTGAAAATAGATATTGACATCGCAGATGAAGCCGTCCTTCACCTCTATTCCCAATCGTATAATAAGCTGCATCCCATGAAAATCGGAGCTGCGCAGCAAACGCTGGTGAAGGTAGGTAAGGATGCATTTTTTCAATACATCCCATATCCGATTACTCCTTTTAAAGATTCGATATTCCATACTGTAAATGAGGTGTACCTGGAAGAAGGAGCCAGCTTAATCTGGGGCGATATCATCTGTGCAGGACGTGTACAGCGGGAGGAGATTTTCCAATATGCAAGACTGCACAGTACCACCAAAATTTACCGGTCAGGCAAAATCGTTTACATCGACAACCAGGTGCTCGTTCCTGCCGCACAGCCGATCGATAAAATGCTCTTTCATGAGGGATATACCCATCAGAGTACCTTGATCATCGCGTCTGAATATGCGGCAGAATTTAAGAAGGAGCTGGATGAAATCTTTAACGGGGGATATGAAGACATCAGCTTTGGATTTACCATGGCCGCGAATCAAATGATACTATTCCGGGCATTGGGAAACAACGGAGACCTGCTTTATAATTTTATGAGAACAGTAGCTAACATCTGCATGGACTTTTTGGCGCATAAAAAGCCTGCAGCGGAGGAGCTCATCGAAAACTAG
- a CDS encoding hydrogenase maturation nickel metallochaperone HypA/HybF translates to MHEIAIVKDIFSTLEQAYPETYENISKIKIQAGLLCNVQPILIQNAFEAFVLEESRFRETELEIELLPIIAYCKSCTSNFEVRFHKFVCSCGQPSDQIVQGEELRISQVIFNDQITI, encoded by the coding sequence ATGCATGAAATAGCCATAGTGAAGGATATTTTTAGCACACTGGAGCAAGCGTATCCAGAGACTTATGAAAATATCAGTAAAATAAAAATACAGGCGGGCTTACTCTGTAATGTCCAGCCGATTCTTATTCAAAACGCCTTTGAGGCATTTGTTTTAGAAGAATCGAGGTTCAGGGAGACGGAACTGGAGATTGAACTGCTGCCCATTATTGCGTATTGTAAAAGCTGTACTTCCAACTTTGAAGTGCGGTTTCACAAGTTTGTATGTAGCTGCGGACAACCTTCAGATCAGATTGTGCAGGGGGAAGAACTTCGCATTAGTCAAGTAATTTTTAACGATCAAATCACCATATAA
- the hypB gene encoding hydrogenase nickel incorporation protein HypB has protein sequence MTTTPKSNQMPVGSVQCDNTTLNLLKANDYVAKAVRDKIPGICVINICSSPGSGKTTLMQETGKRLGNDLKIAVLVGDPETERDAIRMREVGINALQIVTGGMCHIEAQMILQALDHIDLTDCDLLFIENVGNLVCPAAFDLGEDYRVTVLASTEGDDKPKKYPRMFLTSELMLVSKADLLPYVPFSVEAATKDAREVNPNLDVISISSLQDTGMEEWCNWLKAKVAAKKTKHAQ, from the coding sequence ATGACAACAACACCGAAAAGTAATCAAATGCCGGTAGGATCGGTACAATGCGACAATACTACCTTGAATTTGTTGAAAGCTAATGATTATGTAGCTAAAGCAGTTCGTGATAAAATACCTGGAATCTGTGTGATCAACATCTGTTCTTCTCCGGGTTCTGGAAAGACGACCCTGATGCAGGAAACGGGTAAGCGCTTAGGTAATGACCTTAAAATCGCCGTATTGGTGGGTGATCCTGAAACTGAAAGAGATGCGATCCGCATGCGCGAAGTTGGCATCAATGCTTTGCAGATCGTAACTGGCGGCATGTGCCATATCGAAGCGCAAATGATTTTACAGGCATTAGACCATATCGACCTGACCGATTGTGATTTGCTGTTTATTGAGAACGTAGGTAACCTGGTTTGTCCGGCAGCTTTCGATCTTGGAGAAGATTACAGGGTAACAGTACTGGCTTCTACGGAAGGAGACGATAAACCGAAGAAATACCCGCGTATGTTCTTAACCAGTGAATTGATGTTGGTATCTAAAGCAGATTTACTGCCTTACGTTCCTTTTTCAGTGGAAGCGGCAACGAAAGATGCCAGAGAAGTAAACCCTAACCTGGACGTGATCTCTATCAGCAGTCTGCAGGATACAGGAATGGAGGAATGGTGCAACTGGTTGAAAGCCAAAGTAGCCGCAAAGAAAACGAAGCATGCTCAATAA
- a CDS encoding urease accessory protein UreE, which produces MLNKEIIRIDKLPVLQPLGQQEEDSLILEWYEVNRTLIKRETLAGRKVHLDKPSSTVLQQGTLIYQDDAVVIRIFIKPCTCMVLHSNDLEVVGLFCFDVGNRHLPIYMIDDHKIAIAYDGRLFPALQQKYGAAVSLANFRLDPSQIVNCYGNIYEQMPKNRN; this is translated from the coding sequence ATGCTCAATAAAGAAATCATCAGGATCGACAAACTGCCTGTTCTGCAGCCTTTGGGGCAGCAGGAAGAGGACAGTTTGATCCTGGAATGGTATGAAGTCAATCGTACGCTGATCAAAAGGGAAACCCTGGCAGGCCGGAAAGTTCATCTGGATAAACCCAGTTCAACAGTCCTTCAGCAAGGCACCCTGATTTATCAGGATGATGCGGTTGTGATTCGGATTTTTATTAAACCTTGTACCTGTATGGTCCTTCATTCCAATGATTTGGAGGTGGTAGGGCTATTTTGCTTTGATGTGGGAAACCGACATCTGCCGATTTATATGATCGATGACCATAAGATCGCGATTGCCTATGACGGGCGGCTGTTTCCAGCACTGCAGCAAAAATATGGAGCTGCGGTAAGCCTGGCCAATTTCAGGTTGGATCCTTCACAGATCGTGAATTGTTATGGGAATATATATGAGCAGATGCCTAAAAACAGGAATTAA
- a CDS encoding serine hydrolase domain-containing protein, with translation MKKVLPFLLSILMTSCYTFGQNNDYSSQIDRLIKTTHPRSFNGVVLLQQNGKIKYAKAYGYTDFNQKTPVKISDKFSTMSLAKQFTATLILQAVDKGLIDLHTPIRKYLPDLKYSWADTVTMHHLLNNTSGLYSEDMDKPLKFKPGTAFSYSNAGYAVAGLVLEKQSQKTFNQLVTELFKSCEMKNSFYPSAASKKQLVKGHTVKKDGTFSLNDQVRFEPDQYWGSHLIVTAPDLAKWNECLHKGKLLKPATYQLMTSYVITNVHQLFSEKPIGYGYGLRINDQDRILEFGHTGFHPAAGFTAVNLYYPKSNTSVIVMENQANENFEIAYYFEKEIREIVKKSSLLN, from the coding sequence ATGAAAAAAGTTTTACCATTTCTCCTATCCATATTGATGACCAGCTGCTATACTTTTGGTCAAAACAATGATTATTCCAGTCAAATAGATCGCTTAATTAAAACCACACATCCAAGAAGTTTCAATGGTGTAGTACTCCTCCAGCAAAATGGGAAAATAAAATATGCAAAGGCTTACGGTTATACTGATTTTAACCAAAAAACTCCAGTAAAAATTTCGGATAAATTTTCTACCATGTCGCTGGCAAAGCAATTCACTGCAACCTTGATTTTACAGGCAGTAGACAAAGGATTAATTGATTTACATACGCCAATCAGAAAGTATCTGCCAGATTTGAAATATTCCTGGGCAGACACGGTGACCATGCATCATCTACTCAACAATACTTCGGGACTGTATAGCGAAGATATGGACAAGCCATTGAAATTTAAACCCGGCACTGCATTCAGTTATTCCAACGCTGGTTATGCTGTAGCGGGATTGGTTCTTGAAAAACAAAGCCAGAAAACATTTAATCAGCTAGTCACCGAATTGTTTAAAAGCTGTGAAATGAAGAATAGTTTTTATCCATCAGCAGCTTCCAAAAAACAGTTAGTCAAAGGGCATACAGTAAAAAAAGACGGGACATTCAGCCTAAATGACCAGGTACGTTTTGAACCCGATCAATATTGGGGAAGTCATTTGATCGTTACAGCGCCCGATCTTGCAAAATGGAATGAATGCCTGCATAAAGGAAAATTGCTAAAGCCTGCCACTTATCAGCTGATGACCAGTTATGTGATCACCAATGTCCATCAGCTGTTTAGTGAAAAGCCTATTGGCTATGGCTACGGACTGCGCATAAATGACCAGGATCGAATACTGGAATTTGGACATACCGGTTTTCATCCAGCTGCAGGATTTACTGCTGTTAACCTGTACTATCCTAAAAGTAATACCAGCGTCATCGTGATGGAAAATCAAGCAAATGAAAATTTTGAGATCGCTTATTATTTTGAAAAGGAAATAAGAGAAATAGTGAAAAAAAGTTCGCTTTTGAATTAG
- a CDS encoding alpha/beta fold hydrolase, which translates to MSNLLLVFQYLSNLKLKIAFFLFITVLSLKTESSIAQQIYSKAYGQKGNPALIYVHGGPRGNSTLFEGTTAAALAKKGYYVIVYDRRGEGRSADPNAKLTFEEAALDLNGLIKQYGLKKVSILGHSFGGLVSTLFTNANPEKVERLILVGALFSQQESYDHILNTSLKLAEQKKDSAILHKISTIKSFDKKSEQYRKQTYEVASHYGFFKMPRPTEESKRVNEQYENSSFSKSNIRNDKAPTLFYENESRVNIDTKSILKNLLNKKVKLSAIYGLQDGVFSNKQLSDLKMITGASNFYTIDNCSHYPFVDQQEKFLNSVADIMNK; encoded by the coding sequence ATGTCTAACCTCCTTCTTGTGTTCCAATACCTCAGTAACCTCAAATTAAAAATCGCATTCTTTCTTTTTATCACTGTTTTATCCCTCAAAACTGAAAGCTCCATTGCTCAGCAAATTTATTCGAAAGCCTACGGTCAAAAAGGAAATCCAGCTTTAATATATGTTCACGGAGGCCCTCGAGGTAATTCCACCTTATTTGAAGGTACTACTGCAGCAGCGCTGGCTAAAAAAGGTTATTATGTCATCGTATATGATCGACGAGGCGAAGGCCGCTCTGCTGATCCTAACGCAAAACTGACATTTGAGGAAGCTGCTCTGGATCTGAATGGGCTAATCAAACAATATGGATTGAAAAAAGTGAGTATTTTAGGCCATAGTTTCGGTGGCCTTGTTTCCACTTTGTTTACAAACGCCAATCCGGAAAAAGTAGAACGGCTGATCTTAGTTGGAGCGCTGTTTTCGCAGCAGGAATCTTATGACCATATCCTGAACACCAGTCTAAAACTTGCAGAGCAAAAGAAGGACAGCGCTATCCTTCATAAGATTTCCACGATTAAATCCTTCGATAAGAAAAGTGAACAGTATCGGAAACAGACTTATGAGGTCGCCTCCCACTATGGTTTTTTCAAAATGCCAAGGCCTACTGAAGAATCAAAAAGAGTGAATGAGCAGTACGAAAACAGCAGCTTCTCTAAATCCAACATCCGCAATGATAAAGCGCCGACACTGTTTTATGAAAACGAATCACGTGTCAACATTGACACGAAATCCATTCTTAAAAACCTCTTGAATAAAAAGGTAAAGCTCTCCGCAATTTATGGACTTCAAGATGGTGTTTTCTCTAACAAACAATTATCCGATTTAAAAATGATCACAGGCGCTTCGAATTTTTATACCATAGACAATTGCTCCCACTATCCTTTTGTAGATCAACAGGAAAAGTTTTTGAATAGTGTTGCAGACATCATGAATAAATAA
- a CDS encoding DUF6266 family protein, producing the protein MAICAAGVHGHPSGKIGKLVFYTLNGQPVCRLIGRAGKPTLNQMANRQGMSVTMDLLRPMADFIKVSFQLEAEGTTKNPHNLATSYNKKQALTGVYPNIQVDYTKVILSKGSLEMTKESRISKGEEGINLSWDVGIAENGAEDDILMVMVSHPAKKKASMLLNAAKRKDGSCFIPLSESKMNSQMEVYICFKSANGTLISDSAYVGNLNGLEETETEKIEKKNYKTVKARYEQVAADYHHKITDHAEGKIESKAFRHLEKEYLVLKKKLEHLPGAKEGI; encoded by the coding sequence ATGGCAATATGTGCAGCTGGTGTTCATGGACACCCTTCTGGAAAAATAGGAAAACTGGTTTTTTATACTTTAAATGGTCAGCCGGTCTGTCGTTTGATCGGCAGAGCAGGAAAACCGACTCTAAATCAAATGGCCAATCGCCAGGGAATGTCGGTAACGATGGACCTTTTGAGGCCGATGGCTGATTTTATTAAGGTCAGCTTTCAACTGGAAGCAGAAGGGACGACTAAAAATCCGCATAATCTGGCCACTTCCTATAATAAAAAGCAGGCTTTAACCGGCGTTTATCCAAATATTCAGGTCGATTATACGAAAGTTATCCTCAGCAAAGGAAGCCTGGAAATGACAAAGGAATCGAGGATCAGCAAAGGCGAAGAAGGAATTAATTTAAGCTGGGATGTGGGTATTGCCGAGAATGGTGCTGAGGACGATATATTGATGGTGATGGTCAGTCATCCAGCTAAAAAAAAGGCAAGTATGTTGTTGAATGCAGCGAAAAGGAAGGATGGGAGCTGTTTTATCCCACTTAGCGAATCGAAGATGAACAGTCAGATGGAAGTATACATTTGCTTCAAATCTGCCAATGGGACATTAATTTCCGATAGTGCTTATGTTGGAAACCTGAACGGCCTTGAGGAGACTGAAACAGAAAAAATAGAAAAAAAGAATTATAAAACCGTTAAAGCCCGATATGAACAAGTTGCGGCAGATTATCACCATAAAATAACAGATCATGCGGAAGGAAAAATTGAGTCCAAGGCCTTCCGGCATTTAGAAAAGGAGTATCTGGTTTTGAAAAAGAAACTGGAACACCTGCCGGGAGCTAAAGAGGGGATATAG